Proteins from one Flavobacterium sp. N2038 genomic window:
- a CDS encoding GIY-YIG nuclease family protein — protein sequence MKLYYVYILKCSDNSYYTGFTNNIERRLNEHNYGLNIECYTFNKRPLHLVFCTEFNDVNQAIAFEKQVKGWSRKKKEAIINDKWEDLKKLSECLNESTHKKFNKNEL from the coding sequence ATGAAACTATATTACGTCTATATATTAAAATGCTCTGATAATAGTTATTATACAGGATTTACAAACAATATTGAAAGAAGATTAAACGAACACAATTACGGCTTAAATATTGAGTGCTATACATTTAATAAAAGGCCACTACATTTAGTTTTTTGTACTGAATTTAATGATGTTAATCAGGCTATTGCGTTTGAGAAACAAGTAAAAGGCTGGAGTCGTAAAAAGAAAGAAGCAATAATAAATGATAAATGGGAAGATTTGAAAAAATTATCGGAATGTTTAAACGAATCAACACATAAAAAATTTAATAAAAATGAACTTTAA
- the argS gene encoding arginine--tRNA ligase, which translates to MSLSQILTPSIQKAIQTLFDVTVDKIEFQTTRKEFEGDITMVIFPLLKVIKSNPAELGNKIGNYLVENVSEVARFNVVSGFLNIVIADSYYLNFFNGIKDNTKFGYVTPNPEEKAIMVEYSSPNTNKPLHLGHVRNNLLGYSVAEIIKASGKKVYKTQIINDRGIHICKSMLAWEKFGNGETPESSNLKGDKLVGKYYVEFDKAYKAEINQLIETGKTEEEAKKLAPIIVEAQEMLKKWEAGDEAVIALWKKMNQWVYDGFATTYSNLGVNFDKYYYESNTYLLGKDVVQVGLDKGVFEKDPDGSVWIDLTDEGLDRKIVLRSDGTAVYMTQDIGTAIQRVKDMPDVGGMVYTVGNEQDYHFKVLFLILKKLGFDWASSLYHLSYGMVDLPSGKMKSREGTVVDADDLMQDMTDTAKQISEDLGKLDSYSAEEKAKLYKTIGLGALKYYILKVDPKKRILFNPEESVDFAGNTGPFIQYTYARIQSIIRKADFDFAAITTIEELHEKEKELIKQIELFPEIIQNAAQNHSPALIANYTYDLVKEYNSFYQSVHILGEVDLTKKIFRVQLSQKVAEVIKATLSLLGIEVPERM; encoded by the coding sequence ATGTCATTATCACAAATTCTTACTCCTTCTATACAAAAAGCAATACAGACATTATTTGATGTTACTGTTGATAAAATCGAATTTCAAACTACCAGAAAAGAGTTTGAAGGCGATATTACGATGGTGATATTTCCTTTGCTAAAAGTGATTAAAAGTAATCCTGCCGAGTTAGGAAATAAAATTGGAAATTATTTAGTAGAAAATGTTTCCGAAGTTGCGCGCTTTAATGTGGTATCCGGCTTTTTGAATATTGTAATTGCAGATAGTTACTATTTGAATTTCTTTAATGGAATTAAAGACAATACTAAATTTGGTTATGTAACTCCAAACCCGGAAGAAAAAGCTATAATGGTTGAATATTCTTCGCCAAATACCAATAAACCTTTGCACTTAGGTCACGTTCGTAACAATTTGTTAGGGTATTCTGTAGCCGAAATTATTAAAGCTTCTGGTAAAAAAGTTTATAAAACTCAAATCATCAATGACCGCGGAATCCATATTTGCAAGTCGATGCTGGCCTGGGAAAAATTTGGAAATGGTGAAACTCCTGAAAGTTCAAATTTAAAAGGAGATAAATTAGTTGGAAAATATTATGTAGAGTTTGATAAAGCTTATAAAGCAGAAATCAACCAATTAATTGAAACCGGAAAAACAGAGGAAGAAGCTAAAAAACTTGCACCAATTATCGTTGAAGCACAAGAGATGCTTAAGAAATGGGAAGCTGGTGATGAAGCTGTTATTGCACTTTGGAAAAAAATGAACCAATGGGTTTATGATGGTTTTGCTACAACCTACAGCAATCTTGGAGTTAATTTTGATAAATACTACTACGAAAGCAATACCTACTTATTAGGAAAAGATGTTGTTCAGGTAGGTCTTGATAAGGGTGTTTTTGAAAAAGATCCTGATGGTTCCGTTTGGATTGATTTGACAGACGAAGGTTTGGATCGTAAAATTGTTTTGCGTTCTGACGGAACTGCGGTTTATATGACTCAGGATATCGGAACTGCAATTCAGCGTGTAAAAGATATGCCAGATGTGGGCGGAATGGTTTACACAGTTGGTAACGAACAGGATTATCATTTTAAAGTGTTATTCTTAATCCTGAAAAAACTTGGTTTTGACTGGGCTTCAAGTCTATATCACTTGTCATACGGAATGGTTGATTTACCTTCCGGAAAAATGAAAAGCCGTGAGGGAACTGTTGTTGATGCTGATGATTTGATGCAGGATATGACAGATACAGCGAAACAAATTTCTGAAGATCTGGGAAAATTAGACAGCTATTCTGCCGAAGAAAAAGCAAAATTATATAAAACAATAGGTCTTGGAGCCTTGAAATATTATATTTTAAAAGTAGATCCAAAGAAACGTATTTTATTTAATCCTGAAGAATCGGTTGATTTTGCCGGAAATACAGGTCCGTTTATTCAATATACTTATGCGAGAATTCAATCCATTATCCGTAAAGCCGATTTTGATTTCGCTGCAATAACAACGATCGAAGAGTTGCATGAAAAAGAAAAAGAATTGATAAAACAAATAGAACTTTTCCCGGAAATAATCCAGAATGCAGCGCAAAATCACAGTCCGGCACTAATTGCTAATTATACATACGACTTAGTAAAAGAGTATAATTCATTCTATCAGTCCGTTCATATTTTAGGAGAAGTTGATTTAACAAAGAAGATTTTCAGAGTACAGCTTTCTCAAAAAGTTGCCGAGGTAATAAAAGCTACATTAAGTTTGTTAGGAATTGAGGTTCCGGAGAGAATGTAA
- a CDS encoding SusC/RagA family TonB-linked outer membrane protein has product MKQKLKGFAVLFFLFALQVTFAQEKKITGTVSDNAGIPLPGVSILVKGTKSGAQTDFDGKYSIKAKTGDILMFSYMGMEDVKITVGTSSVINAKMKEGGKELDEVVVVAFGTQKKQEITGAVSKIDSKILENTQSSNAVQSLTGKVAGVQISANSGQPGDPPQVRFRGIGSISSSNAPLYVVDGIPFNGDINSIATQDIESISFLKDASSNALYGSRGANGVIIVTTKKGKKGQLTVTYETKIGVNSRAVPEYDMIKNPADYYKTVYNRIRNGLIYQGQTPTNASNIAAQNLITGDTYSLGYNNYNVANNQVINPATGEINADAKLLYHDDWSKALFRDAIRQEQYLSLSGSTDNLNSYLSIGYLSDDGYTINSNFERVTLRANVDYNVSSKVKIGTNVNYAHSNQNAPISKTASSTYSNLFSWARNIAPIYTIWQRDDNGNMIYNQDGTKSYDFNQKGDRPYGSNLNPYATTLLNIKSNEENKFGARAYVSVDFLKDFNFRYNIGYDLLSGYYLTSTTGEGGDDMGVNGRIGTATKNEYTLTNQQLLSWKKTFGEHSLDVLIGHESSDFTSKMLAGQKSNVVISDLPIISNATKYGYLDGYNDLYKVEGYFSRLNYSYKNKYFVNGSFRRDGSSVFAPENRWGNFYGFGAAWSVIKESFFPKTKWITDFRIKGSYGEQGNDNINYPATSQISHRSYFGSLRNYYAYETQYEVVPDSEGNASVLNVFEADKSVKWEKSKNLNVGFDITLFDRISFEAEYFERNVSDLIYNFPIALSTGTSFVSKNIGDMGNKGIEINLGIDIVKNKNVDFNIWGNATSYKNKITSLPKAFTDGIYRFEVGAPAYSYFLREYAGVDKTNGDALWYKDEKDASGNLTGNKVTTNVFGEANPYLSKKDANPDVYGGFGTLFRYKNITFQASFAYQFGGYMYDGVYQSAMYSGSDNIGQNYHKDVTKGWTIDNPNSDIPRIDHVSIYQMANSDYFLIKSDYISLQDVSIGYNYNDAWLKDLGIQCTKFTLMGSNLALWSERKGMDPRLNRLGERVNNGQSLNVYGVMRSISFGLTVNF; this is encoded by the coding sequence ATGAAACAAAAATTAAAAGGATTTGCAGTACTTTTTTTTCTATTTGCTTTGCAAGTCACATTTGCACAAGAAAAAAAAATTACTGGAACGGTTTCGGATAATGCCGGAATACCTTTACCAGGGGTTAGTATTTTAGTCAAAGGAACGAAATCTGGAGCACAAACAGATTTTGATGGCAAGTATTCTATCAAAGCAAAAACGGGAGATATTCTTATGTTTTCTTATATGGGAATGGAAGATGTTAAGATTACAGTAGGAACTTCTTCTGTAATAAATGCTAAAATGAAAGAAGGAGGAAAAGAATTAGATGAGGTAGTTGTGGTGGCTTTTGGTACTCAAAAAAAACAAGAAATTACTGGAGCAGTAAGTAAAATAGATTCAAAAATCTTAGAAAATACTCAATCGTCTAATGCCGTTCAATCTTTAACAGGTAAAGTGGCTGGTGTGCAAATTAGTGCAAATTCAGGACAACCAGGCGATCCTCCACAGGTAAGATTTAGAGGTATTGGTTCTATATCATCTTCAAATGCGCCTTTATACGTAGTTGATGGAATACCATTTAATGGAGATATTAATTCAATAGCAACTCAAGATATTGAATCAATTAGTTTTTTAAAGGACGCATCATCTAATGCGCTATATGGTAGCAGAGGAGCCAATGGAGTAATCATTGTTACGACTAAAAAAGGAAAAAAAGGACAATTGACAGTTACTTATGAAACTAAAATTGGGGTTAACTCACGTGCTGTGCCTGAATATGATATGATTAAAAATCCAGCCGATTATTACAAAACGGTATACAATAGAATTAGAAATGGTTTAATTTATCAAGGACAAACGCCGACTAATGCTTCAAATATTGCAGCTCAAAACTTAATAACGGGAGATACTTATTCTCTTGGATATAATAATTATAATGTAGCCAATAATCAGGTTATAAATCCAGCAACTGGCGAAATAAATGCGGATGCTAAATTGCTGTATCACGATGATTGGTCAAAAGCATTATTTAGAGATGCTATTAGACAAGAGCAGTATTTAAGTCTGTCAGGTAGTACAGATAACCTTAACTCTTATTTATCTATTGGTTATTTATCAGATGATGGGTATACGATTAATTCAAATTTTGAACGTGTAACGTTGAGAGCCAATGTTGATTATAATGTTTCTAGTAAAGTAAAAATTGGAACAAATGTAAATTATGCACATTCAAACCAAAATGCTCCAATTTCAAAAACAGCATCTTCAACTTATAGCAATTTATTTAGCTGGGCTCGAAATATTGCTCCTATATATACTATTTGGCAAAGAGATGACAATGGTAATATGATTTATAATCAAGATGGTACTAAATCTTATGATTTTAACCAAAAAGGAGATCGACCTTATGGTTCAAATTTGAACCCTTATGCAACTACATTATTAAACATTAAATCAAATGAAGAAAATAAATTTGGTGCCAGAGCTTATGTTTCTGTCGATTTTCTAAAAGATTTTAATTTTAGATATAATATTGGATATGATTTATTATCAGGTTATTATCTAACAAGTACAACTGGTGAAGGTGGCGATGATATGGGGGTTAATGGTAGAATAGGAACGGCTACTAAAAATGAATATACATTAACTAATCAGCAATTATTATCCTGGAAAAAAACTTTTGGAGAGCATTCACTTGATGTATTAATTGGTCATGAATCATCTGATTTTACTTCAAAAATGCTAGCAGGACAAAAAAGTAATGTTGTTATATCTGATTTGCCAATTATTAGCAACGCAACCAAATATGGCTATCTAGATGGTTATAATGATTTATACAAAGTTGAAGGTTATTTTTCTAGACTAAACTATAGTTATAAAAATAAATATTTTGTGAATGGTAGTTTTAGAAGAGATGGCTCGTCAGTATTTGCTCCAGAAAATAGATGGGGTAATTTTTATGGTTTTGGAGCTGCATGGTCTGTGATTAAAGAATCATTCTTTCCTAAAACAAAATGGATTACAGATTTTAGAATAAAAGGAAGTTATGGAGAACAAGGTAATGACAATATAAATTATCCAGCTACTTCACAAATTAGTCATCGCAGTTATTTTGGCAGTTTAAGAAACTATTATGCTTACGAAACCCAATATGAAGTCGTGCCAGATTCTGAAGGCAACGCAAGTGTTTTAAATGTTTTTGAAGCAGATAAAAGTGTCAAATGGGAAAAGTCTAAAAATTTAAATGTTGGATTTGATATTACATTGTTTGATAGGATTTCTTTTGAAGCTGAATACTTTGAGAGAAATGTTAGTGATTTGATATACAATTTCCCTATTGCTTTATCTACAGGAACATCATTTGTTTCTAAAAATATTGGAGATATGGGAAATAAAGGGATTGAGATAAATTTAGGAATTGATATTGTTAAAAATAAAAATGTAGATTTTAATATTTGGGGTAACGCAACAAGTTATAAAAATAAGATAACATCGTTGCCTAAAGCATTTACAGATGGGATTTACCGTTTCGAAGTCGGAGCTCCTGCTTATTCATACTTTTTAAGAGAGTATGCTGGAGTAGATAAAACAAATGGAGACGCATTATGGTATAAAGATGAGAAAGACGCTAGTGGAAATTTAACAGGAAATAAAGTAACCACAAATGTCTTTGGAGAAGCTAATCCATATTTGAGTAAAAAGGATGCCAATCCAGATGTATATGGTGGATTTGGAACTTTATTTAGATACAAAAATATTACTTTTCAAGCAAGTTTTGCTTATCAATTTGGAGGTTATATGTATGACGGAGTTTATCAATCTGCGATGTATTCAGGATCAGATAACATAGGTCAGAATTATCATAAAGATGTAACAAAAGGATGGACAATTGATAACCCAAATTCTGACATACCTAGAATTGATCATGTATCAATTTATCAAATGGCGAATTCAGATTATTTCTTAATAAAATCTGATTATATAAGTCTTCAGGATGTTTCGATTGGATATAACTATAATGACGCATGGCTTAAGGATTTAGGTATCCAATGTACAAAGTTTACTTTGATGGGATCAAATTTAGCATTATGGTCTGAAAGAAAAGGAATGGATCCAAGATTAAATAGACTAGGAGAAAGGGTAAATAATGGGCAGTCGCTTAATGTGTATGGTGTGATGAGAAGTATTTCATTTGGTTTAACAGTAAATTTTTAA
- a CDS encoding TonB-dependent receptor domain-containing protein, with product MKLKFFLFALLGVIATTQAQNTGTVSGKITEKSNNAPISYATVSIKDNGKVVSGVNTDDNGDFTIKNLALKSYTIEIQYIGFRKYIGSVLLSDNKKTSTVNVSLEEEATQLKGVNIVAERSTIEQKIDRKVINVGKDLTTAGASASDIMSNIPSVNVDQDGKLSLRGNDNVRVLIDGRPSNIDPAQLLKQIPSTSIKKIELITNPSAKYNPEGMSGIINIVLHKNANTGFNGTYSGGITFGETAKYNQSLDLNYKTGKVNFFGNAGQNFGVYHNDGKILRLDQDVQQKLEISNDNDNYLYKLGMDYLINDKNTLSIYTNQNKSTGVGIVNTDIDYNNGDPDILSIFQKAQYDSPSTTGTYNLAYKHIFEKEGHTLDFEGNYSDTKVTQDANFETLTTKPDNTANNIIYTDNVADRRKLSTINVDYVNPLNDKTTLEAGAEARITRTNNDYITGNPVVPVDERISNYTYDTDIYSAYVTFGQKFKKFSYQLGTRFESYKVIANLNHGQDKFTDDYITLYPSAYLTYNLNEKNVLQLSYSRRVDRPSLEQTKPIREFSTPLVTSYGNPELRPQFTNSVEVNYTKTLEKGSVTAGVFARSIHDQISRTLSPDPNDPSGYKQILSYTNYDNSNSYGFDVSLNYKLTKWWDIQPSIDFSSIKQHGVVFVFDPATKTSSPLERSVTTSAFNARMNSNFKPTKRLSFLLFGFYRGPVEDVQQQRKEMYKMDIGSRYSLLDNKMNISVRFNDVFNTMRYAFDGIYPYPQTGEFTWESQTVYLGLTYNFGGGKIKNLQRKQREDNTNKGGGGMF from the coding sequence ATGAAATTAAAATTCTTTCTGTTCGCGTTACTTGGTGTAATTGCGACAACGCAGGCCCAGAACACGGGGACTGTCTCGGGAAAAATTACCGAAAAATCCAATAACGCTCCCATTTCTTATGCTACCGTTTCTATCAAAGACAACGGAAAAGTTGTTTCTGGTGTAAATACCGATGATAATGGAGATTTTACAATTAAAAACCTGGCTTTAAAAAGTTATACAATCGAAATTCAATACATTGGTTTTAGAAAATATATTGGATCTGTACTTTTAAGCGACAACAAAAAAACATCAACAGTTAATGTGTCTCTTGAAGAAGAAGCAACACAATTAAAAGGTGTAAATATTGTGGCTGAACGTTCGACTATTGAGCAAAAAATTGACCGTAAAGTAATTAATGTTGGAAAAGATTTAACCACTGCAGGAGCCTCAGCTTCTGATATTATGAGTAATATTCCATCGGTAAATGTAGATCAGGACGGAAAACTTTCGCTTCGCGGAAATGATAATGTTCGTGTATTAATTGACGGAAGACCATCTAATATTGATCCTGCTCAGTTACTAAAACAAATTCCATCAACTTCAATCAAAAAAATTGAGTTGATTACAAACCCTAGTGCAAAATACAATCCGGAAGGAATGTCGGGAATTATTAATATCGTATTGCATAAAAATGCCAACACAGGTTTTAATGGAACTTATAGTGGTGGTATTACATTTGGAGAAACAGCAAAATACAACCAGTCTTTAGATTTAAATTACAAAACCGGTAAAGTAAATTTCTTTGGAAATGCAGGTCAAAATTTTGGTGTTTACCATAATGATGGAAAAATTTTAAGATTAGATCAGGATGTACAGCAAAAATTAGAAATCTCAAACGATAATGATAACTACTTGTACAAACTTGGAATGGATTATTTGATCAATGACAAAAACACTTTATCTATCTATACTAATCAAAACAAATCTACAGGAGTTGGAATTGTTAACACAGACATTGATTACAACAATGGAGATCCGGACATTTTAAGTATCTTTCAAAAAGCACAATATGACAGCCCGAGTACAACCGGAACATATAATTTAGCGTACAAACATATCTTTGAAAAAGAAGGACATACCTTAGATTTTGAAGGAAATTATAGTGATACTAAAGTAACCCAGGATGCAAATTTTGAAACTCTGACGACAAAACCAGATAATACTGCTAACAATATTATCTATACAGATAATGTTGCTGATAGAAGAAAACTTAGTACAATAAACGTTGATTATGTAAATCCGTTAAATGACAAAACGACTCTTGAAGCAGGTGCCGAAGCCAGAATTACAAGAACAAATAACGATTACATTACTGGTAATCCTGTAGTTCCTGTTGACGAAAGAATCTCTAACTATACTTATGATACAGATATTTATTCTGCGTATGTAACGTTCGGTCAAAAATTCAAAAAATTTAGCTATCAGTTAGGAACTCGTTTTGAGAGCTACAAAGTGATTGCTAATCTGAATCATGGTCAGGATAAATTTACTGATGATTATATCACACTTTATCCATCAGCTTATCTGACTTATAACTTAAATGAGAAAAACGTATTGCAATTAAGCTACAGCCGTCGTGTTGACCGTCCAAGTTTAGAGCAGACAAAACCTATTCGTGAGTTTTCTACTCCACTGGTAACTTCATATGGAAATCCTGAATTAAGACCTCAGTTTACTAATTCTGTTGAAGTAAACTACACCAAAACTCTTGAAAAAGGAAGCGTTACTGCTGGTGTTTTTGCAAGAAGCATACATGACCAAATTAGCAGAACTTTAAGTCCTGACCCGAATGACCCATCTGGATACAAACAAATTCTAAGTTATACTAATTATGACAATAGCAACTCTTATGGCTTTGATGTTTCATTAAACTATAAACTTACTAAATGGTGGGATATTCAGCCTTCTATCGATTTTTCAAGTATAAAACAACACGGTGTTGTATTTGTTTTTGATCCGGCAACAAAGACTAGTTCTCCTCTGGAACGCAGTGTAACAACTTCTGCATTTAATGCCCGTATGAACTCAAACTTTAAACCAACAAAACGTTTAAGTTTCTTATTATTTGGTTTTTACAGAGGACCAGTTGAAGATGTACAACAACAAAGAAAAGAAATGTATAAAATGGATATTGGTTCCCGTTATTCATTATTAGATAACAAAATGAACATAAGTGTACGTTTCAATGACGTTTTCAATACAATGAGATACGCTTTTGACGGAATTTATCCTTATCCTCAAACCGGAGAATTTACATGGGAAAGCCAAACCGTTTATTTAGGTTTAACTTATAACTTTGGTGGAGGAAAAATTAAAAATTTACAACGTAAACAAAGAGAAGATAACACTAACAAAGGTGGTGGCGGAATGTTCTAA
- a CDS encoding 3-oxoacyl-ACP synthase III family protein has product MYHSKIAGLGYYVPSNVVTNDDLSKIMDTNDEWIQERTGIQERRHIIRGEDTTTSMGVKAAKIAIERSGVAKEDIDFVVFATLSPDYYFPGPGVLVQRDLGLRTVGALDVRNQCSGFVYAISVADQYIKTGMYKNILVIGSEVHSTGLDMTTRGRGVSVIFGDGAGAAVLSREEDLTKGILSTHLHSEGQHAEELALQAPGMGARWVTDILADNDPNDESYYPYMNGQFVFKNAVVRFAEVINEGLEANGLQVSDIDMLIPHQANLRISQFIQNKFKLSDDQVHNNIQKFGNTTAASIPIALTEAWEQGKIKSGDTVVLAAFGSGFTWASAIIKW; this is encoded by the coding sequence ATGTATCATTCAAAAATAGCGGGCTTAGGATATTATGTTCCTTCTAATGTTGTAACCAATGATGATTTGTCTAAGATAATGGACACTAATGACGAATGGATCCAGGAGAGAACAGGGATTCAGGAGAGAAGACATATCATTCGTGGAGAAGATACAACAACTTCGATGGGAGTAAAAGCAGCTAAAATTGCGATAGAGCGTTCTGGTGTAGCCAAAGAAGATATCGATTTTGTAGTTTTTGCAACCTTAAGTCCGGACTATTATTTTCCAGGACCAGGAGTTTTAGTTCAACGTGATTTAGGATTAAGAACTGTTGGAGCTCTGGATGTTAGAAATCAATGTTCAGGTTTTGTTTATGCGATTTCGGTTGCAGATCAATATATTAAAACCGGAATGTATAAAAATATTCTGGTAATTGGTTCAGAGGTTCATTCAACAGGTTTAGATATGACAACTCGTGGACGTGGAGTTTCGGTTATTTTTGGTGATGGAGCAGGAGCGGCAGTTTTAAGTCGTGAAGAAGATTTAACAAAAGGAATTTTATCTACACATTTACATTCAGAAGGGCAACATGCTGAGGAATTAGCTTTGCAGGCTCCGGGTATGGGTGCACGCTGGGTTACCGATATTTTAGCAGATAATGATCCTAATGATGAGAGTTATTATCCTTATATGAACGGACAATTTGTATTCAAAAATGCAGTAGTTCGTTTTGCTGAGGTAATCAATGAAGGTCTTGAAGCAAATGGTTTACAGGTTTCAGATATAGATATGCTGATTCCACATCAGGCAAATCTGAGAATTTCGCAATTCATTCAAAATAAATTCAAATTATCAGATGATCAGGTACATAATAATATCCAGAAATTTGGTAATACAACTGCGGCATCTATTCCAATTGCTTTGACTGAAGCTTGGGAACAAGGAAAAATTAAATCTGGTGATACAGTTGTTTTAGCTGCTTTTGGTAGTGGATTTACCTGGGCGAGCGCTATTATTAAATGGTAA
- a CDS encoding RagB/SusD family nutrient uptake outer membrane protein — MKKVIIAIVFLLALTSCDKEFLDTVPESTINKEQLATSASANQAIVSGVYSALRSYGLAIGGNHEDYGHKSVLSAMDMMSNDMLMTKSSWYQSFYTYIGRQQTNSRSRLVWNTYYPQIKSTNIVLGGIPSNATDENLKSIRGQALALRGYFYFMLARTYGPTYIGNETKLCVPLYTEPTLEGKARSTVGEVYTLVESDLKESIELLTSYKRLNNDSVDKTVAQAFLAEVYLEMGKYTEAASMAHLARQGYTLLNEAEWMNGFYITKSNETMWGATLNSSISTFVANFFGHFDNTNQSGYAGGMGVYKNMDKKLYNSISETDFRKKAFVSPSGNTTYPSLPAYANIKFRDPTIDSGSYIYLRSSEMYYIEAEALARSGNEASAKQVLYEITITRDPAYMLSTNSGLALINEIILQKRIELWGEGCAWYDMKRLGIGLSRNYPDTNHPAFGRFDIPADDNRFIFQIPQAEIDANPLIIQNPL, encoded by the coding sequence ATGAAAAAGGTAATAATTGCAATTGTATTTTTATTGGCACTCACAAGTTGTGATAAAGAGTTTCTTGATACAGTACCTGAATCAACAATTAATAAAGAACAATTAGCAACTTCTGCATCGGCAAATCAAGCTATTGTAAGTGGGGTTTATTCTGCATTAAGATCTTATGGATTAGCAATTGGAGGTAATCATGAAGATTATGGTCATAAATCCGTGCTTTCAGCAATGGATATGATGTCTAATGATATGTTGATGACGAAATCAAGCTGGTATCAGTCTTTTTATACTTACATTGGTAGACAGCAAACGAATTCAAGATCTAGATTAGTATGGAATACTTATTATCCTCAGATTAAATCTACAAATATTGTACTTGGTGGTATTCCATCAAATGCTACTGATGAAAATTTAAAATCAATTAGAGGACAGGCTCTGGCTTTAAGGGGGTATTTTTATTTTATGCTGGCACGTACTTATGGTCCTACATATATTGGCAATGAAACTAAATTATGCGTGCCACTTTATACAGAGCCTACATTAGAAGGCAAAGCCAGATCTACTGTGGGTGAGGTGTATACTTTAGTAGAAAGTGATTTGAAAGAATCTATCGAATTGTTGACATCTTATAAACGCTTAAATAATGATTCTGTAGATAAAACAGTAGCTCAAGCTTTTTTAGCTGAAGTATATTTAGAGATGGGTAAGTATACAGAGGCAGCTTCAATGGCTCATTTAGCAAGACAGGGTTATACCTTGCTTAATGAAGCGGAATGGATGAATGGGTTTTATATTACGAAATCTAATGAAACAATGTGGGGAGCAACATTAAACTCTTCAATTAGTACTTTTGTTGCAAACTTCTTTGGACATTTTGATAATACAAATCAATCAGGATATGCAGGAGGAATGGGAGTTTATAAAAATATGGACAAAAAATTGTACAATAGTATTTCAGAAACTGATTTTAGAAAGAAAGCTTTTGTTTCTCCATCTGGTAATACAACATATCCATCTTTACCAGCTTATGCAAATATAAAATTTAGAGATCCAACTATAGATTCTGGTAGTTATATTTATTTGAGATCTTCTGAAATGTATTATATAGAGGCTGAAGCTCTTGCGAGATCAGGAAATGAAGCTTCAGCTAAACAAGTATTATATGAAATAACTATAACTAGGGATCCTGCTTATATGTTATCTACAAATTCAGGATTGGCTTTGATTAATGAAATAATTCTTCAAAAAAGAATTGAATTGTGGGGAGAAGGTTGTGCTTGGTACGACATGAAACGTCTAGGCATTGGTTTATCTCGAAATTACCCAGATACAAATCACCCTGCCTTTGGTAGATTCGATATTCCAGCAGATGATAATAGATTTATTTTTCAAATCCCGCAAGCTGAAATCGATGCAAATCCATTAATTATTCAAAACCCATTATAA
- a CDS encoding copper homeostasis protein CutC produces the protein MKKNQLEIACFNYNSAIIAQESGADRIELCENMKLGGTTPNSILVVKVRESISIKMHVIIRPRGGDFVYNDDELTEMKQDIKQYKKLGVDGFVFGILKPNGKVNKKQNKELVHLAHPLSCTFHRAFDVVDSFEKGLEDVIECGFETILTSGRSTNVEDGIFDLEMIQKLAKDRIEIMPGGGLRSSNIKLLQEKLTPTFYHSSAITDSGETANPEEIKELKNFL, from the coding sequence ATGAAAAAAAATCAATTAGAAATAGCGTGTTTTAATTACAATTCAGCAATTATCGCTCAGGAAAGTGGAGCCGATAGAATTGAATTATGTGAAAACATGAAACTAGGAGGTACAACACCAAATTCTATTTTGGTTGTGAAAGTGCGTGAAAGCATTAGTATAAAAATGCATGTTATTATAAGACCCCGCGGAGGCGACTTTGTTTATAACGATGATGAGCTTACAGAAATGAAGCAAGATATTAAACAGTATAAAAAACTGGGTGTCGATGGTTTTGTTTTTGGAATCTTAAAACCTAACGGAAAAGTGAATAAGAAACAAAACAAAGAGTTAGTACATTTAGCACATCCGCTTTCATGTACTTTTCATAGAGCATTTGATGTTGTTGATTCATTCGAAAAAGGACTTGAGGATGTTATTGAGTGTGGTTTTGAGACTATTTTAACTTCAGGAAGGAGTACGAATGTTGAAGATGGAATATTTGATTTAGAAATGATTCAAAAATTAGCCAAAGACCGAATCGAAATTATGCCGGGCGGAGGTTTGAGATCGTCAAATATTAAATTATTGCAGGAAAAACTAACTCCTACTTTTTATCACTCATCTGCAATTACAGATTCTGGAGAAACGGCAAATCCCGAAGAAATAAAAGAATTAAAGAATTTTTTATAA